The Siniperca chuatsi isolate FFG_IHB_CAS linkage group LG17, ASM2008510v1, whole genome shotgun sequence genomic sequence TGCAGACATTTTCAAAAGCGTTTTGAGATATATCTAACTTACTCCTTTCACTAGTGATTAAGGTATACTCATTAGGTAAGTGAGTGAGGTCAATAACCGACTTTTATAGCTACAAGCTAttcttttttataataaatcaatattCCTCTacaataataattgtatttaatttaaataataataatatatgaagGATTAAATCCCTTGTTCCAATTTGTTAAGATTTAGGGGCCCACAATGAGGCCATTTTCTCCATCCATTAAGACCAATCATCGCCAGTTTAACAGAGATGTCCACTTCCTGCTCACTAAACGTGAAATTGATGCTTAACGGGCTGGAACCCTCGCCAGTAAATTTGAATGTCATTTCCACTTTTGCATATGACCGGTATAATTCGTTTTCCGCAATGCGCCGTGCGTGGAAACAGTCGGGCTAATGAAATACGCGTTGGCCTTCAACCCTACATATGTGTTGGAGATCATAAATAGGCTTCCCTcaacattaaattaaactttgCCAACACTAGGCTGCTCCTGCCCCCCAAATCAGGTTGTTCTGGGACACACTGTTCTCAGGAAATAGCCTAATGTGAGTTACTGAATGATTTGCAGTGGTAAATTATAGGAAAGTCCAATAAATTTGAAGTTTGTGTGGGCATGTACAGTCCAGCATGTTGGCATGCGATACATATGTAGGCTAGGCCTAGGCTACACGGGATGCCCATTCATTCACTAGAATGACATGAAATAACTGGAGGGATAAACTCGGATTTACAATGTTTGAAACAGTGAAATGGTCTAATCTACCGCTGAATCATCATTCTCGAATTTAATCCGGTTGCTATGACAGCCTGCCAAGATCACGCCGTAGTGTTTCCTTTCAAAAGATCTGGTTCAAAATAAGCAATTGAACGCTGTAACAAGTCTAACAAGGACATGCGTGTgagcaacagagagaaaatgatgcTACCAGAAGATCCTTGGATGCCATTAACTCCAAAACAGTTCATGAGTGCATTTGCGCCTTTTCCGCGCTCCACCTGGATTCATACACACGTGCCGAATGACAACTTTGATCGTGTTTGCAAAAACATCTGGAGAAGAGCAAAGGAGGCCAAGGATGAGCTTGGCAGAGGTCAAAGTTCCCCTCAGAGGCAGCAGAATAACTACTGCACGGTTccagacaacaaaacaagtcaCCGGTAAGGCCGAGGAACCATTAATGTCCATTATAGgccacacaaaaaacacagaaggaGGCCTACAGTACTTTAATGTAGGCATTAGTCAGTCACGGACAATTACATTACTTAACTTTCATCTGATGTAATGTATTAATGAATGTGTCTCAAAATGGGTCTATGAAAGTAACTTTATAGTCAACTGactgaaaaaaagtttttttatagCCTTTACAATACAGCATGTCTAATATATGCTATGAATGTGCAGGCTTATACAGTCTGCCTAAATAATGCTCATGCAGCTGCATCACTTTGTTCTTAGTGTGGTAACATATCATGTAATTTTCCTTTCCAGGAATGTGGTAGACTAGCTACTCAATACAACTGATTATGGAAGCTAGTTCATACTCTAATATCAAAAAGTAGAAAACAGAGACTTTGTCATTGGTATATTATCCCATGTTTTCATTGTATTCCTAGGAATACAGtgtagtgtgtctgtgtacattaGGAAAAATTAAAATAGTCCAATGATTGTGGATAAAGCCCCCTTTATTAAGAGTTTATAAGTAGTAAAACATGGATTTAttaatgtttgtatgtattattGCTTTATAGATCCgatataagccattaataagaaaacattttgagtttCAAGGCTGTGAAAAAATCCCTTTGGCTGGTGTTTATCCTCTGTATTTTGTAGTAATGCAGTTATACATACTGGTAATCCATTAATAAATGCTCAATACGTTCTCATTTTTCCAATAATCCATCATGTCTGCAGTCATAAGTGGTACTAAGTCATTAATATAGTAAGTAAGTATTAACTTTAgtaaataactttattattatagcacctttcaagagCAGAGACTTCACAGTGCTTCACAAGAGAAGTAAGGCAACCAAAATGCAGACGTAAAACACCATACAatggaaataaacagaaaaatgacacaaaggCAAGTCTAAAGGAATGGGTcttgagctgctttttaaaggtgtCCACATTGTCAACAGATAAGTCAGAAGGGAAAGAGCTCCTATTTCTAACCCAGATCTCAACATTGAAGTGTAGATCAGGTGGGCTGCTGTGCAGTCATAGACCCACTGTATAATGTTAATGTACACCATCTGCTCACCGGCCGCCCGGAGCTTCCATGACGTCTCCGTTATCATAAGTGTCCCAGGTCTCACCGGACCGTCTGTTCCGCATCAGGGCTCGACAGTCGACAGGCTGGTGACTAAAGAGTAGCCTCAttaaaaagtcatgttttgaaGCGGGTGCCGCACCACACATACAGGATGGAGATACAGACCCAATGATTCATACTCTTTGAGGCAAAATGTTGGGTTCGACTAAAAGTCCAGGCAAATTTGGTAATGAAATGATGGTgactacagtatacagtatcaACTGGTTAACCTATTAGGTATTTACCAGTTAGGTTAGAATGATATGTACTACcaacaaatgtttaattttaccAAGTGGTGTActattcaattcagttaaattcaaatgggctttattggcatgggaaacagacatttacattgccaaagcaagtgtgaaataaaaacaatgtacataaacagaGGTATTGTGATTTTGCACAATAATACACTATTGTATCCTAAAATATTGtgtaaaaagcagaaaaactctCCCAGTGCCTCCAATTAAACCTGTTTCAAGTATGTTCATGATACAAGTGACCTTTTCTTTATACTATGTGATCACCACAGAGATTATAttctaaaataaatgtcacCTGCTTCTAAAACTCCTAAAAAAGCCTGACTATATTGGAGATGTGACACCGCTATCAGACATTTCACTTTCTTTATGAAACAAACGTTGCATGAGCAAGTTAACCTTGTAGTCAGTTTTGATGTGATGGTCTGTTACGTATACAAGATTTGTTAACCCTGCCACACTCCCACACatgtctttttctccctccctgtccAGGGCTGAGgagcagcagaaagaaaaagatgatttGGGTCTGAGCACACAGAATGAGGAGGACAAGCAACAATACCACACCGACTTCACCCTTCCTTGCCCTTATCTCTTGGGCCGCAGGCATCCCCATGTTGCCAGGCCTGCACGGGAAGCGAGCCCTGCGATGGAAGGAGAGATGAAACAAAATGAGGAGGCAAAGGGGAAAAGAAATTTGGTGAGCATGATGACTTTGGAGGCTAaagttgttttctgtgttggtTTACTGTAGTCTAGTTTTAACCTCTGCTTTTAAAGCCAAAAATAACCTGCTAATTAAGTGATAGCAATATTTTCTGGTGTTAACAATTCACTGTCCTGTCAGGAGAAAGATGCGGAAGATAAACAAAGGAGTGTTGAAAGTTCCCTTAAGAAGATTTGGGTCCCCCAGTCCAGCAGcagaagagagacacagagctCTGCACCTCAACCTCAACCTCTGGCGACAGATCCCGTCTGCTCTGCCACTGAGGACCACACCCCACACCTGCAGGATGAGGAAGAGTCTCCTCTTCCTTCTACACTACCTAGGGATACATGTGAAAGTGAGGATGAGCATGATATAAGAAGCAGTTCTGACAGCAATTCTAGTGATGATGACGATGTTGTAACTCTACCTGGTGTGCGAACTTGCGCCACTGATAGCAGCAATGATGACTCAGCAAGTGACAACAATGACTGCAGCgaagaggaaaatgaaattCCACACTCATGTGTTGAATTAAGCTCTGACGGCGAGCAGGATTCCCCAACTTCTAGCACAGAgaaggactttcctccactatCTACTATCAAGGCTGGCATTCTACCATGTCCCACGGAGCCTCCAGCCTCAGGGAAGATGCATGGTCAGTGGGAGATTCCCCTTTCATTCCACCCACATGACATCCCCACTGTCACTTTGGCGAGTGGCGTGACTGCCCATGCACAGGCTCCTGTCCAAGGCAAAGCAGAAGCACCTCAGGCAAACTTGAAAAGCAGTGCACCATCAGCAGACCCAATGCAGCAGGAGGCTTATGACCTACTGGCTGATTTCCCGGCTCTCCAACCCCCAAAGAAACCTTTAGCATTGGGTGTATTGTGTGATGGGAATCCCAAGACCAAAAAGACAGAAGGGAAAAGAGGGCTTACTCACTCACCAAACCGCCGCCAAGAGAGTAGGGCTTCCCATCAGAGGAGGATGGAAAATGTGCCCCACAAGGTCTCCTCCATCTGTGCAGGAGATCAGAAATCTGTGCTGGACCTTCAAATATTTGGCTCAATCAGCCAACGCATCAGCTGTGAGGAACTGAAGGCCAGCAACCAGCTGCCTCCTAGAGGTAATAAATCTGCTGTGTGTCTCTGCCTAGCTGTGCTCTTTGTATGCCTCTCCTTCTATCAGCTGGTAATAATCTGGTTgtcattaatataattttatgcAATTCTTAATACCTTCTAGAGCTACAAATGcacaaattcacacaaacaTCCCTGTTCGAGAATCTATTTTTGATGTTAATGACACCATACTCGGCTAATTAAAGGCAGGAGAGAGGTAGCAGCACCTGTCCCAGGCAGAAACGCTGGCTCTCGGAAGTTGCTGAGTGCAAATTTTGTCCAGCTCACAAAAGTTTTACCCTTTCCCCTCAGccattttaaaaactcatttAATGAACCCCTTTTGTTCCTGCCACATAGCAGACGGCTTAGCTTGActtctttgtttacttttctgAACTTGAGACCAACTTCTTGATCCGAAGTTGTGCCAAAGCCAAAACAGAACAACCTTATCAATCAGGGGGCAGTGCTCTGTGCCACTTGTAATCCCTCACAAGTCCACCCGCCCACCCACATACAAACGCATGCATACATGCAAACATTGCGTCTGTCAGGTGCTCTGCTTCTTAACAGGTGCACGACTGTAGCTGAATGCAGCTTTGCTCTGCTCAATAAATGTGCATATGTGATACATACTGCAGGCACTCCTCCAGCAGTTTGCAGTCAGTGCTGATATGATATAATTTACCCTCTGATAGCATAGCCTTGTTGATTCAATAACACTTTGTTGATCACCTGAGGGGGGACTGCTGAAAATTCCTTTGCAGCGGATAAGAACACAATTCTATTAAGCTTACCCTCTGAATCACACTTAACATGACACAGGGCAGACAAGACAGTGTGCATGTGAAATGGGTATAGTGCTAATCCTTGCCCCCTCACTGTGCATATTGCAGTTGCGGGTACAGATGGCGTGGGTGTTAATGCCAGGTCCTGGGCTAGTGCTGCCAAGGCGGGCATGAAGCAAGCAGCTGCCCCTCAGGAGAAAGCCAGACCTTGTACCTTTCAGCAGATAGTTACCATTAACAGAGCCAAAGGTAAGTTTATACCTTGGCATctttttccagtgtgtgtgtgtgtgtgtgtgtgtgtgtgtgtgtgtgtgtgtgtgtgtgtgtgtgtgtgtgtgtgtgttgggggttgTGTGTGCAGGGGATAGGTATAATGGTTCATGGTGGGCCACATAAAGAATTCATCATGATCATCGCCGGTTGAGCGCAGTTATTTTGCAACACTAACTAAGCTGATGGCTACAGCATGTCCTCGTGCCCTTTATGCATTGTGCTCCAAAGATTCTGTGCgtagcatttttaaacatcaatatATCATTGTCAAATTAAGTGTGATATTTTGGTATATTTACCAGATGCAAATGAGGCTGGGTTTGAGATGACTGGTCTCTATATCAGACCAGTGGTATTGTTACTGTTTGTGACATTAATTAATCTGTTTATCAGGCTCAACACTGAACACTGACAGATCTCTGGCACAGTTTGAGGAGGTCTGATAttgatataaataataaaggGACTTTTTAACAACACAGACAGGTAATCTAGTCAGTTTTAAAGCAGAGATCCAACAGAAATGTATTGAAGaggttatactgtatattatcacATCATATTTTCCATAAATCCTCCTGATTTTCGTCGCAAATAAGATGTTGCAAGTCAAATATGGCTTTACTGAGTAGTTCCCACACCCACATTCTATTTGTGACTGCAAAATGTTCAAACTTTGCTTTTAAACCTTCTCAATCCCAGTGTTGGAGTGAAAATCTGATAACTACTTACCCTCAATGGCAGACTATAGGACTTAATTTAAATGTCATTGTGTATCATCAGAGTAATAATCCCAATAATAAAGAgtgtatctttttttaaatgaacatgtGGCCAATTAGAGATTAATCTGGGAATTCACTTGGACAGGGTCAGCAGTCAGATTTTTCCAAACTAGTAACTACTGTAAAGGACTGTATTAAAGCaggtacccccccccccaaaatgctTCCGTCGTTGTTTCTCATGGCTttatccttttctttctgtaaatcattcttttttttccctttcacagCCAGGTATTCTGCTGCTCAGAACTTCGCTAACAAAGCGACTCCTTCCAATCAGGCAGCCAGTCCACCAGTGACTGCTATGTGTCAAGGCCCTCGACCCCGCAACCCAAACCGGTTTGTTAGACCTGGTTACCCTCCCACCCACCTGGTGAATATATTATTGAGATTTAAACTGATTAACAAATACACACTTGAATCTTTAAGTCGATGTGTGCAGcattacattgcatttttaCCTCTTGTATATTCTATGCATGTATTTAATTTGATAATGCCTACATCTGAATAGTCATAATGGCTAAATCTATCTGATTACCAAGTGAAATGGTTTGCTGATTATGCATACTGTCATGTGGGTGCAggagagtggcaacatgggaaGGTAGGCAGGTTCAGGTCACAGAAGCTCAAAAGCAAAAAGGAGGCACAGGGAGACATACTGGGACACATACAGTCCTCAGAGTTCAGATCTTAACACAGGAATTAAAGGGGGGATTTGCTTTTCCAGTAGACTGTAACTTTGCAATGTCCCACACCATCACAGCACTTCTTCTCCTGTATTATTGCTTAGTTACACACCACTCACAGCTGATCAGAGGCTCACTGGAATATCTGTCAAACCCAGCTGTCAGTCCAACAAAGCTGCAGTCACTCCACAGCTCTCCCTTTCCATTTTTACTGTAACTGAACCATAGGGACACCACAGAAAAAGACTTATCACACTTTTGTagtgttaaaatatataataaaatgttgttgCTGTACTGGctggtacatacagtatattcaccaagtatattttattatagaTATTTTCCACATCTTCATTGCTTCCACAGAGGTATTTGTTAGTTTGTCTGTGACCAATATATCTGAAAAACTAGTGGTTGGATTGGCATGAGATTCGGTGTGTTCGTGCTCCCACCCATTGATTTATGCGAGCATGGGACCTGTCCTCTAAGCCAAACTGTGCGTGTGTGAAATAcctgtgaatgtgagtgtgacTGACAAAGTAACAACAAACTGTAATGAATGCAGTTTTTGTTCTTAAGTGAAGTAAACCATTCATTTGGAACATTAATTTAGGTAAGTGCTGGCTGGGTATCAGTTTAGGGTTCATtatcaaatattaaattaaaacaaatgagtcCATACACTtaatatttttgcttagtaGAAAAATGATGGTTCTGATTACTTTGTAACAAACATAATATGTTTAATAATAAGTTTAACAAGGCAAAGTGGTACTTACAGACATGTATTTAGAGTGCACATATCAGGGAGATACTGACACATTAGAGTACCcctcagccaatcacaatgAGCAGTCGGAACAGtgataaaattgtatttttctgaCATGTACTCAGTCAAGCCTGAAGACCACTTAAACTCTTGACATTTAATTTCTGATGCTGggaaaacatcttaaaatgcaGTCTATTAAAACAGCCTGTAACTTAGCAGCTAGGTGTAAACATGTAATTACAAGTAACAAGAATACTGCCAGATCCATCTACATATGACTGAGCACTGCAAAGTGTTGTATGAGCAATGCAAATTTGTGATAATGTACGCTATTGCAATTAAGGTTTTACTTCTGCGTCATTCAACAATGATGAGTCTCACATAGCATTAACTGTATCCAGCTTGTTGCTGGGAGATATAAAATGGGTATGGGGCTCAATAATCTCTAAAATCGGGCACATAttgaaatgccaaacattaaaggaatagttagacattttgaggaacatatttatttgttttcttgctaaGAGTCAGATTGCTACTGCTCGTATGTCTGTATGCTCAACATGTAGCTATAACCAGCAgatgtttagcttagcttagcatatagactggtaacagggagaaacagctaacctggctttgttgtaaggtaaaaaaaaaaaataataaaaaaacgaGATATGTTCATTCATGAGCTTCAGAgctgctggtaggcagattctttttttttttttacctttggacagtctttatgctaagctaagctaaccatctacTGGCTCTAGATAAACGTTGAGcgtgcagacatgagagtggtttcaactttctcatctaacttgcaagcaagaaagtgaataagcatttTTCAGACCTATTCTTTTAAGGACTACCTTATAGGGGTCTCTTACTAACCATCCAGAAACCTTGAAAAGACAACTGGTTGCTGAATGAAGCAAAGTTTGCATAGGTAGTTTGGAAGAGGAAGTGGAGTATTTTGAAAATTCATTCACCACCACTCTGTCTCTGGTTTCCCAATATTACTgtgaacacacagcacacatgtTTATTAGAGAGAGCTTTGGAAGTTTAACCCTGACAGTGTTTTCTGGAAAAAGTACTCTAATGGCCAATGATAAAAAACTGGTCTTTCAGTGTACTTTCCGGCTGTTCTTAAGCTTTATTTGggtttgtgttttcattcagaGGGGAGTTTGCAGTGGCAGGTATGCAGAATATTTTCTTCTCTCCATGTAAAAACAGAACATCATATTTTTACATCtccatcttttcctctttctcaaTCTCTCCTTGTTTTGCCCTTTCCGTCTATGACCTATTTAAATTTGGGTTGCACTTTATTTTACCATGTGCAGTGGTGACAGTGACAGCAAGGCTTACTGCACTCTGAGGTTTGGCCCTTTGGCCTCAGCACTTCCAATCCAGCAGGATAATTACTGAAGCTGCAATGCACATTCCCCTTGGGTGGAAGTGGCAATGTGGGGGTCTCTTGGTGTCAGCTGAGAAATGAGATGCAAGGAGGCAAGCCTgagtaagagaaagagagagagaaagagagcaagggagagggagatagagagagattgTAAAGTGCATGATGGTGATGGAGAGAGACattataaaagttttatttttggcaGCAAAACAGCTGATGCAGAGATGCAAGTACATGTTTATAGAGAGTGTGAAAAAGTTATGAGAACTATTTCAGAcactgatacattttaaaatctctgGCTCACATGCACCTACCTACCTGTTCTTGTTCTAACGCTGACCATAACCTAAATATTCTGTTATTAAAGTTTTaaaggaaaacagagaaagaaagaaaacatcagataaGGAGAAGCTAAATAGCTTTTTATCAAGCATAGGAGTATAGAGGAGAATGTGCTGTGAATGGTTGATGGTTTAAAAACACCAAGGCCACTCAGGTAGAACCAAGGTGTACAGTATATGCCCACATTCTGAATTCTGAGTGCTTTATTCTCCCAGCCTTTTACTCAGCAACCCCAACCATTGTTTAGCATCGATTTAAACATCTTTTGTCTCAGTAATCAAATCCAAGATATTAGATACTGCCTCTAAGAGAGACCAATTAAGTGAAGCCCTTTTTATTGTGTTGGGGAGTTGGCATACCTAGGCTGGCAGTTGGGTGCCACAGCATCCAAACTaaaaaacagagcaacaaattgacaattaaaaaatgttCCACTCTTGGCAGACGGAGAAAAAGAAGTGAGCAGCCAAATTGTTTGGTTTAGCAGCCTTATTGATGGTCTGTTGCAAATGTGGGATTGTCAGAAACAAGGCACGTTTGAAGGgatgtgagaggaggagggttgGTGGAAATGTGGCTTGTGCATTTGCGCCTGTGTGCCCTTCAGCTTGTATAAGTGTGTGAGAGGCAGAGACATAGGCCAAAGTTTTCCCTCTTGcattcttctctcttctcagaACTAATAAGCCTGTCTCCGAGCTGTTGCTAGGCTACACAGGTCTGTTGTTATTCTCTGGCAGGTGGCCTTTTGCTTcttcaagtctgtgtgtgtgtgtgtgtgtgtgtgtgtgtgtgtgtgtgtgtgtgtgtgtgtgtgtgcatgatttcACGTGggcgtgtgtgtatatttgatATCAGTGTGTGATTGAGCCAGAGAAACGGAAAAAGAGACGGAAACgc encodes the following:
- the LOC122864139 gene encoding uncharacterized protein LOC122864139 isoform X1: MRVSNREKMMLPEDPWMPLTPKQFMSAFAPFPRSTWIHTHVPNDNFDRVCKNIWRRAKEAKDELGRGQSSPQRQQNNYCTVPDNKTSHRAEEQQKEKDDLGLSTQNEEDKQQYHTDFTLPCPYLLGRRHPHVARPAREASPAMEGEMKQNEEAKGKRNLEKDAEDKQRSVESSLKKIWVPQSSSRRETQSSAPQPQPLATDPVCSATEDHTPHLQDEEESPLPSTLPRDTCESEDEHDIRSSSDSNSSDDDDVVTLPGVRTCATDSSNDDSASDNNDCSEEENEIPHSCVELSSDGEQDSPTSSTEKDFPPLSTIKAGILPCPTEPPASGKMHGQWEIPLSFHPHDIPTVTLASGVTAHAQAPVQGKAEAPQANLKSSAPSADPMQQEAYDLLADFPALQPPKKPLALGVLCDGNPKTKKTEGKRGLTHSPNRRQESRASHQRRMENVPHKVSSICAGDQKSVLDLQIFGSISQRISCEELKASNQLPPRVAGTDGVGVNARSWASAAKAGMKQAAAPQEKARPCTFQQIVTINRAKARYSAAQNFANKATPSNQAASPPVTAMCQGPRPRNPNRSMEPRHIEPTVLQDSDILAFLSNSEHVGWRLTAAGVDNRNSTTNSEGDYQCQTAATRSVSDTRQGERPEVTHLNSHV
- the LOC122864139 gene encoding uncharacterized protein LOC122864139 isoform X5: MRVSNREKMMLPEDPWMPLTPKQFMSAFAPFPRSTWIHTHVPNDNFDRVCKNIWRRAKEAKDELGRGQSSPQRQQNNYCTVPDNKTSHRAEEQQKEKDDLGLSTQNEEDKQQYHTDFTLPCPYLLGRRHPHVARPAREASPAMEGEMKQNEEAKGKRNLEKDAEDKQRSVESSLKKIWVPQSSSRRETQSSAPQPQPLATDPVCSATEDHTPHLQDEEESPLPSTLPRDTCESEDEHDIRSSSDSNSSDDDDVVTLPGVRTCATDSSNDDSASDNNDCSEEENEIPHSCVELSSDGEQDSPTSSTEKDFPPLSTIKAGILPCPTEPPASGKMHGQWEIPLSFHPHDIPTVTLASGVTAHAQAPVQGKAEAPQANLKSSAPSADPMQQEAYDLLADFPALQPPKKPLALGVLCDGNPKTKKTEGKRGLTHSPNRRQESRASHQRRMENVPHKVSSICAGDQKSVLDLQIFGSISQRISCEELKASNQLPPRVAGTDGVGVNARSWASAAKAGMKQAAAPQEKARPCTFQQIVTINRAKARYSAAQNFANKATPSNQAASPPVTAMCQGPRPRNPNRSMEPRHIEPTVLQDSDILAFLSNSEHVGWRLTAAGVDNRNSTTNSEGQR